A genomic region of Pelodiscus sinensis isolate JC-2024 chromosome 1, ASM4963464v1, whole genome shotgun sequence contains the following coding sequences:
- the STX19 gene encoding syntaxin-19 — MKDRLQELKLRAKELQLAEENSCAPGVKEEDQIELEQQAIIYEKEPITESYLHEIQRLQDEISNLEEDVQKFGQQQKSLVSSMRRFSVIKRESNVTREIKIKAEHIHKCLDELSKTAKKSESEHGPSSAIVRILTTQHTFLFQRFQTTMISYNDSITAKQEKCKTFIVRQLEVVGKEVSEEEVNDMLQQGKWEVFNENLLTEVKITKAQLSEIEQRHKELMNLESHIKDLKEFFIQISFLVEQQGEIINNIEMGLNNTQDYIQMSKEKFRLAAKYKKKNPCKAICCWCCPCC; from the coding sequence atgaaagacCGCCTTCAAGAGCTTAAACTACGAGCAAAAGAACTGCAGCTAGCTGAAGAGAACAGCTGTGCACCTGGGGTAAAGGAAGAAGACCAAATAGAGCTTGAACAGCAAGCTATTATTTATGAGAAAGAGCCCATAACTGAGAGTTACCTACATGAAATCCAGAGACTTCAGGATGAGATTAGTAATTTGGAAGAGGACGTTCAAAAGTTTGGTCAGCAGCAAAAAAGCCTTGTGTCTTCAATGAGAAGGTTCAGTGTTATTAAAAGAGAGTCCAACgttacaagagaaataaaaattaaagcaGAGCACATACATAAATGCTTGGATGAACTGTCAAAAACAGCGAAGAAGTCTGAAAGCGAACACGGGCCATCTTCCGCCATTGTAAGAATACTTACAACTCAGCATACATTCCTTTTCCAGCGTTTCCAAACCACCATGATTTCATACAACGATTCTATAACAGCCAAGCAGGAGAAATGCAAGACATTCATTGTGCGTCAGCTTGAAGTAGTTGGGAAAGAAGTCTCAGAGGAAGAAGTGAATGATATGCTTCAACAAGGAAAATGGGAGGTTTTTAATGAAAATCTGCTTACTGAAGTCAAAATCACTAAAGCTCAACTATCAGAGATTGAACAAAGACACAAAGAACTGATGAATCTAGAAAGCCATATCAAAGACTTAAAAGAATTTTTCATCCAGATCTCATTTCTGGTGGAGCAGCAAGGAGAAATAATTAACAACATTGAAATGGGTTTAAACAATACTCAAGATTACATTCAGATGTCAAAAGAGAAGTTTAGACTTGCAGCCAAGtacaaaaagaaaaacccttGCAAAGCAATATGTTGCTGGTGTTGTCCATGCTGCTGA